From the genome of Haladaptatus paucihalophilus DX253, one region includes:
- a CDS encoding winged helix-turn-helix domain-containing protein: protein MSTDLGTGESTEARELVHFVTQRTRFTLVTNILQHPRQLPSMYELEQLNPSISEATVYKHVQKLIDAGIVTEVALPDAQRRQGYPWKFYGLTDEGRAFLEDHNLLEAEETLQRIYETITDKPEKMVKYENAPRPDDG, encoded by the coding sequence ATGAGTACCGATTTGGGAACGGGTGAGAGCACGGAGGCCCGTGAGTTGGTCCACTTCGTGACCCAACGGACCCGGTTCACACTGGTCACGAATATCCTACAGCACCCACGGCAACTCCCGTCGATGTACGAGCTCGAACAGCTCAACCCGAGCATCAGCGAGGCAACCGTCTACAAGCACGTTCAAAAGTTGATCGACGCGGGAATCGTAACGGAGGTCGCGCTGCCGGACGCACAGCGCCGCCAAGGCTATCCCTGGAAGTTCTACGGTCTGACCGACGAGGGCCGCGCATTTCTCGAAGACCACAACCTCCTCGAAGCCGAGGAGACGCTCCAACGCATCTACGAGACGATTACCGACAAACCCGAGAAGATGGTCAAGTACGAAAACGCCCCGCGACCCGACGACGGGTAA
- a CDS encoding Rid family detoxifying hydrolase, with translation MSDTDRIITDEAPRNKNPYSQGVHAGDTLYVSGYGPVDPETGDDIEGDIRTQTERVLDNIAAVVDEAGGDGLDDVVKTTVYLTDLDDYDAVNDAYGARVPGTPPARVCVEVARLPGDVRVEMDAIAYLG, from the coding sequence ATGAGTGATACCGACCGAATCATCACGGACGAGGCACCGCGTAACAAGAATCCGTATTCACAAGGCGTTCACGCGGGTGACACGCTGTACGTTTCCGGGTACGGTCCCGTTGACCCCGAAACCGGTGACGATATCGAGGGCGACATCCGAACGCAGACCGAGCGCGTGTTGGATAACATCGCCGCCGTCGTCGATGAGGCGGGCGGCGACGGTCTCGACGACGTTGTAAAAACGACCGTCTATCTGACCGACCTCGACGACTACGATGCGGTCAACGACGCGTACGGCGCACGGGTTCCCGGCACCCCACCGGCGCGGGTCTGCGTCGAAGTCGCACGGCTTCCGGGTGACGTGCGGGTCGAAATGGACGCTATCGCGTACCTCGGCTGA
- a CDS encoding NAD-dependent succinate-semialdehyde dehydrogenase — protein sequence MNVINPATGNQIETYEDEDITEAKAALDTATDAFDSWRTRPLREREELLSDVADILGERKQKYAELMTREMGKPISQAKAEVEKCEWLCNHYAEHADAYLADEYHPSPAGSAVKTSYEPLGTVLAVMPWNFPFWQVFRFAAPYLTAGNVGILKHASNVPGCALAIEEIFRDAGYPEGVFQSLLLPSSSVEDLLADDRVKAATLTGSGPAGRAIASTAGEHLKKTVLELGGSDPFVVLDDADLDAAAETGAWARNQNGGQSCIAGKRFIVHDAIYDEFIDRLIDEFDALTVGDPMDEDTDVGPQARADLMEELHEQVTESVDAGATVELGGEPLDREGAFYPPTILTDVPEGCPADAEELFGPVASVYRVADEEDAITKANDTEFGLGASIWTEDRERGERLTHEIDAGCVYVNQLVKSDPRVPFGGVKESGYGRELSEIGIQEFVNRKTIWVE from the coding sequence ATGAACGTCATCAATCCCGCAACCGGCAACCAGATCGAAACGTACGAAGACGAGGACATCACCGAGGCCAAGGCGGCACTCGACACCGCGACGGACGCGTTCGATTCGTGGCGAACCCGTCCGCTTCGGGAGCGCGAGGAGCTCCTCTCGGACGTTGCGGATATCCTCGGCGAGCGAAAACAGAAGTACGCTGAGCTGATGACGCGGGAGATGGGAAAACCCATCTCGCAGGCGAAAGCGGAAGTCGAGAAGTGCGAGTGGCTCTGTAACCACTACGCGGAACACGCGGACGCGTACCTCGCCGACGAGTATCACCCGAGTCCGGCCGGTTCCGCCGTGAAAACGTCGTACGAGCCGTTGGGAACCGTTCTAGCGGTGATGCCGTGGAACTTCCCGTTCTGGCAGGTGTTCCGCTTCGCGGCCCCGTACCTCACCGCGGGGAACGTCGGGATTCTGAAGCACGCCTCCAACGTGCCGGGGTGTGCGCTGGCCATCGAGGAGATATTCCGCGACGCGGGGTATCCCGAGGGCGTCTTCCAGTCCCTGCTCCTTCCCTCGTCGTCCGTCGAGGACCTGCTCGCCGACGACCGGGTGAAGGCGGCGACCCTCACCGGGAGCGGCCCCGCGGGTCGAGCCATCGCATCGACGGCCGGGGAACACCTCAAAAAGACCGTTCTCGAACTCGGCGGCAGCGACCCGTTCGTCGTGCTCGACGACGCGGACTTGGACGCGGCGGCGGAGACCGGCGCGTGGGCGCGCAATCAGAACGGCGGCCAGTCGTGTATCGCGGGGAAACGCTTCATCGTCCACGACGCGATATACGACGAGTTCATCGACCGACTCATCGACGAGTTCGACGCGCTGACTGTCGGCGACCCGATGGACGAAGACACCGACGTCGGCCCGCAGGCCCGCGCGGACCTGATGGAGGAACTCCACGAGCAGGTGACCGAGAGCGTGGACGCGGGCGCGACCGTCGAACTCGGCGGCGAACCGCTCGACCGCGAGGGTGCGTTCTATCCGCCGACGATTCTCACCGACGTCCCGGAGGGCTGTCCCGCGGACGCGGAGGAACTGTTCGGCCCCGTGGCATCCGTCTACCGCGTCGCCGACGAGGAGGACGCGATTACGAAGGCGAACGACACGGAGTTCGGCCTCGGCGCGAGCATCTGGACGGAAGACCGGGAGCGCGGCGAACGACTCACCCACGAAATCGACGCGGGCTGCGTGTACGTCAACCAACTCGTGAAATCGGATCCGCGGGTTCCGTTCGGCGGCGTCAAGGAATCCGGCTACGGGCGCGAACTCTCCGAAATCGGCATTCAGGAGTTCGTCAACCGAAAGACCATCTGGGTCGAATAG
- a CDS encoding aspartate aminotransferase family protein, with protein MTASPPIDELHFEDAPDVGTVPGPNTRELLDKQRDIDSSAVSYPEDIPIAFESGKGATVRDADGNTYIDMFAGIGVLNVGHANPYVLDAVHEQADKLVHTVDFPSEARLDLIEKLDEIAPGALQGNNKFVFGGPTGSDAIEAAIKLAKYNTGGDGLIAFRGAYHGATSGAMSLTGNKGFKGDYTPLLSDVVHAPYPHPFGQDKTPEEAVDHALEEVRAILEDPYGGLANPAGIFVEPIQGEGGIITPPEGFLTGLREIADDNDVVLVFDEIQSGLGRTGQWWASEWYDVTPDVMTTAKALGGVGFPLSGTMYHEDLDTWGSGDHAGTYRGHVVAMRAGTRAIEYIQDHDLLAHGRDLGEYVRGRLNEAATETGSIGEVRGKGLFVGAEFVDADGNPDGETVDAIQQYCYEQGVLVWKAGRHGNVLRLLPPLVLTEELAEIAMDVIVEAVREVTAERQATA; from the coding sequence ATGACGGCGAGTCCACCGATAGACGAACTCCATTTCGAGGACGCACCGGACGTCGGAACCGTTCCGGGACCGAACACGCGGGAATTGCTGGACAAACAACGCGACATCGACAGCAGCGCGGTTTCGTACCCGGAGGACATTCCGATAGCCTTCGAATCGGGCAAGGGTGCGACGGTTCGTGACGCGGACGGGAACACGTACATCGACATGTTCGCCGGCATCGGCGTGCTGAACGTGGGACACGCCAACCCGTACGTTCTCGATGCGGTGCACGAACAGGCGGACAAACTCGTCCACACCGTGGACTTTCCGAGCGAGGCGCGCCTCGATCTCATCGAGAAGCTCGACGAAATCGCGCCCGGGGCGCTTCAGGGCAACAACAAGTTCGTCTTCGGCGGCCCGACCGGGAGCGACGCCATCGAGGCCGCGATAAAGCTCGCCAAGTACAACACGGGCGGCGACGGCCTCATCGCATTTCGGGGGGCGTACCACGGCGCGACCAGCGGCGCGATGAGCCTCACCGGAAACAAGGGTTTCAAGGGCGATTACACGCCCCTCCTCTCGGACGTCGTTCACGCGCCCTATCCCCATCCGTTCGGACAGGACAAGACGCCGGAGGAAGCGGTCGACCACGCGCTCGAAGAGGTTCGAGCCATCCTCGAAGACCCCTACGGCGGGCTGGCGAACCCGGCGGGTATCTTCGTCGAACCGATTCAGGGCGAGGGCGGCATCATCACGCCGCCGGAAGGGTTCCTTACCGGGCTTCGGGAAATCGCCGACGACAACGACGTGGTGCTCGTGTTCGACGAGATTCAGAGCGGCCTCGGCCGCACCGGGCAGTGGTGGGCCAGCGAGTGGTACGACGTCACGCCGGACGTGATGACGACGGCAAAGGCGCTCGGCGGCGTCGGGTTCCCGCTCTCGGGAACGATGTACCACGAGGACCTCGACACGTGGGGGTCGGGCGACCACGCGGGCACCTACCGCGGGCACGTCGTGGCGATGCGGGCCGGAACGCGCGCCATCGAGTACATTCAAGACCACGACCTGCTGGCGCACGGCCGCGACCTCGGCGAGTACGTCCGCGGCCGACTGAACGAGGCCGCGACCGAGACCGGCAGCATCGGCGAGGTTCGCGGAAAAGGGCTGTTCGTCGGCGCGGAGTTCGTGGACGCGGACGGAAACCCGGACGGTGAAACCGTCGACGCGATTCAACAGTACTGCTACGAACAGGGCGTTCTCGTGTGGAAGGCCGGACGCCACGGCAACGTCCTCCGCCTCCTCCCGCCGCTGGTCCTCACGGAGGAACTGGCCGAAATCGCGATGGACGTCATCGTCGAGGCCGTCCGGGAAGTGACCGCGGAACGGCAGGCGACCGCGTAG